The Rhodococcus antarcticus DNA segment GGCCAGGCTGACCAGCTCGCCGAGCACCGCCGTCCCGCGGCGTGCGTGCTGCTGCCCGAGTGCGAGCTCGAGCCCCTCCGGTGTGCACCTCCCAGCGTGGAGCGCCGCGTCAAGGGTGGCCAGCGCCCGGGGTCGTGAGACCGTGCGCGCGACCTCGAGGGCGGTCCACGCCGGCATCGTGAGGCGCTGACCGTCCAGACGGCCGATCGGAGCACCGGTGCGCTGGTGGATCTTCAGTCCGGCCCGAGAGCCGAGGTGGTGGCCGGGGGTGGCGAGCACGTGGACCGCCGGGTCCGTCTGCACCGCGAACCCCAGGAGCTCGGCTGCCGAACCGAGGCAAGCCACCACGGACCCTCCCGAGAGCAGCTCGAGCCCGTCGAGCCGCGTGCGCAGGTCCCCGGCCTGCTCCGGCAGCGCCAGGACACCCCGCCACACCCGACGCAGCTCGCCCCGCTGCACAGCACCCCGGAGCTCGTCCGGGGTGCACCACCGACCCGCGGCCGAGGTGCCGACCACTCGGTGGGCGTGCAGGTGGGAGCGCAGGTCGGGGTGCACCACGTCATCGTCGATCCGTCCCGGGCGCTGGCAGGTCGGATCCCCCACCGCTGTGGACAACCTCGATGCCTGTGGACAGCCCGCCTGCTGGCCGATGGCGGCCCTGCCGGCTGCGCCCGCGACGGTGGTCCCGCGTGCGAGACGCAGCACCTCGCGGCGTGATCATGGAGCTGACGGGCCCTGGTGGTCGGTGCCCCCCCCGCGTGCTCCATGCTCACCGCCGGGGTGAGCAGTGAGGAGCCGTGTTGAGCAGTGAGGA contains these protein-coding regions:
- a CDS encoding DUF559 domain-containing protein, translating into MHPDLRSHLHAHRVVGTSAAGRWCTPDELRGAVQRGELRRVWRGVLALPEQAGDLRTRLDGLELLSGGSVVACLGSAAELLGFAVQTDPAVHVLATPGHHLGSRAGLKIHQRTGAPIGRLDGQRLTMPAWTALEVARTVSRPRALATLDAALHAGRCTPEGLELALGQQHARRGTAVLGELVSLADGRSESPMESETRLVLHDGDLPAPVPQHPVLDEWGRELYRLDLAWPTARVAVEYDGFDHHSSPADLRRDRSRAAWLLDHGWTVLRVTATDVRREPALLVSRVHRLLARATTTPPGAR